A segment of the Sandaracinaceae bacterium genome:
TCCCCCGGCCGGGGCAGCGCGGCACGTGGATCACCGACGAGCTGCTCGAGGGGTACGCGCGCCTGCATCGGCTCGGCTTCGCGCACAGCATCGAGGCCTACGAGGGGGACGAGCTGGTCGGCGGGCTCTACGGGGTCAGCCTCGGGCGGGCGTTCTTCGGTGAGTCCATGTTCGCGCTGCGGCCAGACGCCTCGAAGGTGGCGTTCGTGACCGCGCTCGCGCACTTCGTGCGCTGGGGCATCGAGCTGGTGGACTGCCAGGTGCCCACCGCGCATCTGGCCAGCTTCGGTGCGGTCGAGTGGCCGCGTGCGCGCTTCCTCGCGGTGCTGCGCGAGGCGGTGGCGCACCCGACGCGGGTCGGCGTGTGGACGCTGGACGCGACCCCCGCCGAAGTGCTGAGGAACCTCGGGCCGACGCCCGCGGACGCGCTATCGTAGGGCTGCTTTGCCCACGCCACCCGAAGAGCACGAGGTCGACGCCGCGGGGAGTCCGACGGCCCCCGGGCCAGCTGCGCTCGGCGCGGGGACCACGGGTACGGAAAAGGCGAAGCCGAGGCGCGCGCGCCGCGTCCTTTCGTGGGCGCTGCGGCTGTTGGTGCTGGGCCTGCTCCTCGTGGTGGCCGCCGCCGGGCTCGTGGTGGTGGCGCTGGGCGCGCTGCACCACCCGCGCATCAAGCCGCACGTCGTGGCGGCCGCGCTCGAGCACGGCGGGCTCGCGCTGGACTACCGCGTACTGGCGGTGTCGCTCCGGGACGGGACGATCCACGCGGAGGGGCTGGTGCTCCAGCAGCCGGAGCGCTTCGCCGAGCACGCGCCCAACTGGCTGTCCGTCGACGCGCTGGACGGTTCCCTCGACGTGGACGCGCTGTTGGACGGGCGCGTGCACGTTACCGACGTCCGCGCGGGTGGCGTCGAGCTGCACCTGGTGCGCGACGCCGAGACCAGCACGTTCGACCTGCTGTTCCCGAGCGACCCGGACGAGGTGGCAGCGCCCCTCGAACCATCCAAGCTGCTGGGCCTGCTGCGCGGGCTGGGCGTCGCGGTGGACGGCGCGACCGTGGAGCTGCGGCAGGCGACCATCACCGAGGTCAGCGGGCCCGTCGTCGTCTCGCGGGCGACGCTGGACGGGCTGACGCTGACGGGGCACCTGCACGAGTCGACGCCTGCGGACGCAGGGCCGTCGCAGCTGGACGTGGCGCTGGCCCTGCGCTCACCCGAGGGCGCGCGCTCACGCCTTTCGTTGATGCAGACCGCCAGCACCGAGCTGGACGCGGAGGGACAGCCGCTGCGCGCGGCGCTCGACCTGTGGACCGAGCTCGCCGTGGGGGTGGAGCTGGCGGTGCGTGACGACGCCAGCTTGAGCGTCGCCCTCGAGGCCTGGCCGCAGCCGGGGTTGGTGCCGGAGACCGAGCTGCCGCTGCAGGCCGCGCTCACGCTCGGGCTCACCTTCCACGAGGACGAAGGGCGCACCTCGCTCGACCTCACGGTACCGTCGGTGCTGGGCGGGCTCGCGCAGGGGCGCGTGACCGGGGAGATCCGCGACGACACCCCGACCACCCTGCGCCACGCGAGCGGCCGCCTCGAGGTGGGGTTCGAGGCGCTCCCCGTGACTGTCCCGGGCGTCACGGCCGAGGGCTTCCGCGCCACGCTCGCGCTGAG
Coding sequences within it:
- a CDS encoding leucyl/phenylalanyl-tRNA--protein transferase; protein product: RFVLRPRDAVIGRTLRKQVQRGRYSVRADTRFEDVMRACATVPRPGQRGTWITDELLEGYARLHRLGFAHSIEAYEGDELVGGLYGVSLGRAFFGESMFALRPDASKVAFVTALAHFVRWGIELVDCQVPTAHLASFGAVEWPRARFLAVLREAVAHPTRVGVWTLDATPAEVLRNLGPTPADALS